A genomic stretch from Falco cherrug isolate bFalChe1 chromosome 3, bFalChe1.pri, whole genome shotgun sequence includes:
- the PPDPFL gene encoding pancreatic progenitor cell differentiation and proliferation factor-like protein — protein MASVPSAGCLLAKNQYYRTRQNSESSVSSSSSCCSDAVNVTDQDKAFHGLPELIDKCWWIKSFFHSEQSPPTVGRKTLSASSTNS, from the exons ATGGCCTCGGTACCCTCGGCCGGCTGCCTCCTGGCCAAGAACCAGTACTACAGAA CAAGACAGAACTCGGAATCCAGTGtttcttccagctcctcctgctgttCGGATGCTGTGAATGTTACAGACCAGGACAAAGCATTTCATG GATTACCAGAGTTGATTGATAAATGTTGGTGGataaaaagttttttccatAGTGAACAATCTCCACCAACTGTTGGCAGAAAGACACTATCAGCAAGCAG TACCAACAGCTGA